A genomic stretch from Lathyrus oleraceus cultivar Zhongwan6 chromosome 2, CAAS_Psat_ZW6_1.0, whole genome shotgun sequence includes:
- the LOC127120551 gene encoding pentatricopeptide repeat-containing protein At1g32415, mitochondrial → MQVLHRWSILLQLIRGSSLSLRRFSLPISNNQNHSQPKPLFPFPRKHDYDESQLLHYLTKGLLLEARNILRSFPCGNLHTHVVHWTSLLTNYAKHGYVEEARNLFDIMPHRNIVTYNAMLSAYLQLGMLQQGRMFFDDMPERNVVSWTAMLSGYADVGRIEDARKVFDEMPAKNVVSWNSMVVGLIRNGDLEEARKVFDDTPFKNVVSWNAMIESYVENGRMEEARVLFDQMGFRNVITWTSMISGYCRVGDVDEACRLFWIMPEKNVVSWTAMIGGFTWNGFHREALLLFLRMMTNFDVKANGETFVSLVYACAGLGFPCLGKQLHAQMIVNRWELDDYDGRLGRSLVRMYSVCGLMDSARSVFEGGRKNWDDQSFNSMINGYVQSGQLEKAQELFDMVSIRNKIASTCMISGYLSVGQVLKACNLFDHMPNSDKDSVAWTSIIYGHVQNELIAEAISLFAKMMTQGVSPINSTYAVLFGAVGSVAYLDLGRQLHAMQLKTIYEYEYDVYLENSLISMYAKCGGIEDAYRIFSNMTCRDKISWNSMIMGLSDHGRAFEALKMYETMVEFGVCPDAVTFLGVLTACAHAGLVDKGLRIFSIMVNDYALQPGLEHYVSIINLLGRAGRVKDAEELVLRLPTKPNHAIWGALIGVCGLSKTHADVARRAATRLLELDPLNAPGHVTLCNIYAANDKHIEEISLRREMRMKGVRKTPGCSWILVKGRVHVFSSGDRLEPQGEDMLLQI, encoded by the coding sequence ATGCAAGTTCTTCACCGATGGTCAATCCTTCTGCAGTTGATTCGCGGTTCCAGTTTAAGTCTAAGGCGCTTTTCTCTTCCAATTTCGAACAACCAAAACCATTCTCAACCCAAACCTCTCTTTCCTTTTCCTCGTAAACACGATTACGATGAATCCCAGCTCCTCCACTACCTAACAAAAGGGTTGCTTCTCGAAGCACGAAACATTCTTCGCTCTTTTCCATGCGGAAACCTCCACACCCATGTTGTTCACTGGACTTCCTTGCTCACCAACTACGCAAAACATGGTTACGTGGAAGAAGCTCGAAACCTGTTCGACATAATGCCTCACAGAAACATTGTCACTTACAATGCAATGTTGTCTGCGTACCTTCAATTGGGTATGCTTCAACAGGGTCGGATGTTTTTCGATGATATGCCGGAGAGAAATGTTGTTTCTTGGACCGCAATGCTTAGTGGGTATGCTGATGTGGGGCGGATTGAAGATGCGAGAAAGGTGTTTGATGAAATGCCCGCGAAGAATGTTGTTTCGTGGAATTCTATGGTTGTGGGGTTGATTAGGAATGGTGATTTGGAGGAAGCGAGAAAGGTTTTTGATGACACCCCTTTTAAAAATGTGGTGTCTTGGAATGCTATGATTGAGAGTTATGTTGAAAATGGTAGAATGGAGGAAGCAAGAGTTTTGTTTGATCAAATGGGGTTTAGGAATGTGATCACTTGGACTAGCATGATATCTGGGTATTGTCGTGTGGGTGATGTGGATGAGGCTTGTCGTTTGTTCTGGATTATGCCGGAGAAAAATGTTGTTTCTTGGACTGCGATGATTGGTGGGTTCACTTGGAATGGATTCCATCGAGAGGCGTTGTTACTTTTTCTTCGCATGATGACAAATTTTGATGTAAAGGCTAATGGGGAGACCTTTGTTTCTCTTGTCTATGCTTGTGCTGGCTTGGGGTTTCCTTGTCTTGGCAAGCAATTGCATGCTCAGATGATTGTCAACAGATGGGAGCTCGATGATTATGATGGTAGGTTAGGGAGAAGTCTTGTTAGGATGTATTCTGTGTGTGGTCTTATGGATTCTGCACGCAGTGTGTTTGAAGGTGGTCGGAAAAATTGGGATGATCAGTCTTTCAATTCTATGATAAATGGTTACGTTCAGTCTGGTCAGTTAGAAAAGGCTCAAGAGTTGTTTGACATGGTCTCTATTCGAAACAAAATTGCATCGACTTGTATGATTTCTGGGTACCTTAGTGTTGGACAAGTATTAAAGGCATGCAATCTCTTTGATCACATGCCTAATAGTGATAAGGATTCCGTTGCATGGACTTCAATAATTTATGGGCATGTTCAAAATGAGCTAATTGCTGAAGCCATCAGCTTATTTGCTAAAATGATGACTCAAGGTGTTTCTCCTATAAACTCCACTTATGCTGTTCTTTTTGGAGCTGTGGGGTCTGTTGCATATCTTGATTTGGGACGGCAATTACATGCTATGCAGTTAAAGACTATATATGAATACGAATATGATGTGTATCTTGAGAACTCTCTGATTTCAATGTATGCAAAATGTGGGGGGATAGAGGATGCATATAGGATATTCTCAAACATGACTTGTCGAGACAAAATTTCGTGGAACTCCATGATCATGGGCCTTTCGGATCATGGGAGGGCTTTTGAAGCTTTGAAGATGTACGAAACCATGGTTGAATTTGGGGTTTGCCCAGATGCTGTTACTTTCCTTGGTGTCCTAACAGCATGTGCTCATGCTGGTCTTGTTGATAAAGGATTGCGGATATTTAGTATAATGGTCAATGATTATGCACTTCAACCTGGCTTGGAGCATTATGTTAGCATAATCAACCTTCTGGGCCGAGCAGGAAGAGTGAAGGATGCAGAGGAGCTTGTGTTGAGGCTACCTACCAAACCAAATCATGCCATTTGGGGGGCATTGATTGGAGTATGTGGTTTGAGTAAAACACATGCAGATGTTGCTAGACGCGCAGCCACACGACTGCTCGAGTTGGACCCTCTTAATGCACCAGGTCACGTGACCCTTTGCAACATATACGCCGCAAATGATAAGCACATTGAGGAGATAAGTTTAAGAAGAGAAATGAGGATGAAAGGTGTGAGGAAGACTCCTGGATGCAGTTGGATATTAGTGAAGGGTAGAGTTCATGTTTTCTCATCTGGAGATAGATTAGAACCACAAGGAGAAGACATGTTGCTACAAATTTGA
- the LOC127120552 gene encoding haloacid dehalogenase-like hydrolase domain-containing protein Sgpp, translating to MASPENCIEESKSSLTRLAPLEAVLFDIDGTLCDSDPLHYLAFRELLQQIGFNGGNPITEEFFIDTVAGKHNNDIAVALFPGELERGLKFLDDKEAMFRRLAAEQLKALNGLDKVRKWIEDRGLKRAAVTNAPRPNAELALSKLGLSDFFQAVIIGDECEHAKPHPEPYLKGLEALKASKDHTFVFEDSVSGIKAGVAAGMPVIGLSTRNPEHLLMGAKPTFLIKDYDDPKLWAALEELDKSGSH from the exons ATGGCGTCTCCTGAGAATTGCATCGAAGAAAG CAAGAGTTCTCTCACCAGACTTGCTCCACTTGAAGCAGTGCTCTTTGATATAGATGGAACTCTTTGTGATTCTGATCCACTCCATTATCTTGCTTTCCGTGAGTTGCTCCAACAG ATTGGTTTCAATGGAGGTAACCCTATAACAGAGGAATTTTTTATTGACACTGTTGCTGGCAAGCATAATAATGACATTGCCGTGGCTCTCTTTCCTGGTGAGCTGGAGAGAGGTTTAAAGTTTTTAGATGATAAGGAAGCCATGTTTCGGAG ATTAGCAGCTGAGCAACTGAAGGCTTTAAATGGCCTTGATAAAGTGAGAAAATGGATTGAAGATCGTGGGTTGAAGCGAGCTGCAGTTACCAATGCTCCAAGACCAAATGCAGAACTCGCCCTCTCAAAACTCGGTCTCTCAGATTTCTTTCAAGCTGTTATTATTGGTGATGAATGTGAACATGCCAAGCCTCATCCAGAGCCCTACTTGAAAGGTCTTGAAGCTCTAAAAGCATCTAAAGATCACACATTTGTATTTGAG GATTCTGTTTCAGGAATCAAAGCTGGTGTGGCTGCTGGGATGCCTGTTATCGGTTTATCTACCCGAAACCCAGAGCATTTGCTGATGGGAGCAAAACCCACATTTCTGATTAAAGATTATGATGATCCAAAATTGTGGGCAGCTTTGGAAGAACTTGACAAGTCTGGTTCTCATTAG